The Humulus lupulus chromosome 3, drHumLupu1.1, whole genome shotgun sequence genome window below encodes:
- the LOC133825100 gene encoding secreted RxLR effector protein 161-like, protein MKDLGLVKKILGIEVVRNRKEGKMVLTQSSYITKVIKKFILDNSKASAVPLAGHFKLSNDQCPKNEAEKREMEKVPYAVAVGCLRYIMVSTRPDIAHSLSVLSRYMSNPGTKNWNALKWLLRYLKGTSKYGLIYERDPAKLFLNGYVDVDYSSNRDNRRSTTTYVFVLSNSCISWKSQQQQVVALSTTESEFMATTEAFKEAIWIQGILQELKLLKDK, encoded by the coding sequence atgaaagaccttgggctAGTGAAAAAGATTCTAGGCATTGAGGTAGTGAGAAATAGGAAAGAAGGCAAGATGGTTCTAACTCAAAGTAGCTACATTACAAAGGTAATTAAGAAGTTCATTTTGGATAATTCTAAGGCTAGTGCAGTACCTCTGGCTGGTCACTTCAAGCTGTCTAATGACCAATGTCCAAAAAATGAAGCCGAGAAAAGGGAAATGGAGAAGGTTCCTTATGCTGTGGCTGTAGGTTGTTTGAGGTACATTATGGTCAGCACCAGACCAGATATTGCACACTCTTTGAGTGTGTTGAGCAGGTACATGTCTAATCCTGGTACTAAGAATTGGAATGCTCTGAAATGGTTACTGAGATACTTGAAGGGAACTTCCAAGTATGGTTTGATATATGAAAGAGATCCAGCAAAATTGTTTCTAAATGGCTATGTAGATGTTGATTATTCATCTAATAGGGACAATAGAAGGTCCACTACAACTTATGTATTCGTCCTAAGCAACAGCTGCATCAGTTGGAAGTCTCAACAGCAACAAGTGGTGGCTTTATCCACAACAGAATCAGAATTTATGGCCACCACTGAGGCTTTTAAAGAAGCAATTTGGATACAAGGGATTCTACAAGAGTTGAAGCTTTTGAAGGATAAATGA